A single Halarcobacter anaerophilus DNA region contains:
- a CDS encoding ABC transporter substrate binding protein, whose product MKKFLITILFFINFLYAQSKEVLFLNSYHRGYKWSDDIINAVEKEFKNHDNIELTVLYMDTKRVGSPTYLEHLAKLYKEQLENRKFDLVISSDNNAFDFAVKYHKILFKDTPVLFCGINNFDKDILKKNNLSQYVSGVIEQVDLEKNFRLILNLQPELKKLLIINDKSKTGLAMKKDLDPIIKKYSKKIDIEYIDNMDIKHLKRKVEKLKNDTAILLVLLFKDSTGKFFTYKQSVKQIRKASEVPIYGLWDFYLDYGIVGGLVTSALAQGEAVSKMAIKVLNGKKIEEIPILKKSPNRYLFDYDELKRFNLDVEKVVNKYEIINKPHTFLQKYTKLVVITITIIATLLILVLAMRANIQRRKLVEKALQDRIKFDKVLIDTFPNPIYYKNKEGKFLGCNKAFSELLNISKTEVIGKTAKDFFPPEIAEKNGKIDKQLMQTLGTNTSEMTLHTLNNQMKHIIINKAVYLNNDGSIGGIVCVMDDITERIQQKQFLIQQAKLAEMGDMIAAIAHQWNEPLVELSAQVQDIQTSFILNELKDTQVEEFVTDSMIQLQYMSKTLSDFRNFLKPSTKKTLFSIRKAFEEIFEILGKQIYYSNIDLKLNYEYDKGELLIYGYENEFKQVLLNLINNAKNKIIEKDSQNKYNLIINIFYDENYTTIEIIDDGGNIEEDILDKIFEPYFTTKKSGTGFGLYMAKVIIEDKMNGLISVKNRDKNVVFTLKLPHHKGAQ is encoded by the coding sequence ATGAAAAAATTTTTAATCACTATTCTTTTTTTTATAAACTTTTTATATGCCCAAAGCAAAGAGGTTCTTTTTTTAAACTCCTATCACAGGGGATATAAATGGAGTGACGATATTATTAATGCCGTAGAAAAAGAGTTTAAAAATCACGATAATATCGAACTTACGGTTTTATATATGGATACAAAAAGAGTCGGCAGTCCTACATATTTGGAACATTTGGCAAAACTTTACAAAGAGCAGTTGGAAAACAGAAAATTTGATTTGGTTATTTCAAGCGATAATAATGCCTTTGATTTTGCAGTAAAATATCATAAAATTCTCTTTAAAGATACTCCTGTACTTTTTTGCGGAATTAATAACTTTGATAAAGATATTTTAAAAAAGAACAATCTTTCGCAATATGTAAGCGGTGTAATTGAACAAGTTGATTTAGAAAAAAACTTTAGACTTATTTTAAATCTTCAACCCGAACTTAAAAAACTGCTTATTATTAATGACAAATCAAAAACCGGGCTTGCTATGAAAAAAGATTTGGATCCTATTATAAAAAAGTATTCAAAAAAAATAGATATCGAATATATAGATAATATGGATATAAAACATCTAAAAAGAAAAGTTGAAAAGCTAAAAAACGATACGGCAATTCTTCTTGTATTGCTGTTTAAAGATAGTACCGGAAAATTTTTCACTTATAAGCAGAGTGTAAAACAGATAAGAAAAGCAAGTGAAGTGCCTATATACGGCTTATGGGATTTTTATTTGGATTACGGGATAGTAGGAGGGCTTGTAACCTCAGCTCTTGCCCAAGGAGAAGCAGTTTCTAAAATGGCAATAAAAGTCTTAAACGGTAAAAAAATAGAAGAGATTCCTATTTTAAAAAAATCTCCAAACAGATACCTTTTTGATTATGATGAACTTAAAAGATTTAATTTAGATGTTGAAAAAGTCGTAAACAAATATGAAATTATAAACAAACCTCACACTTTTTTGCAAAAATATACAAAACTTGTAGTAATAACTATTACTATAATTGCAACTTTGCTTATTTTAGTTTTGGCAATGAGAGCAAATATTCAAAGAAGAAAACTTGTAGAAAAAGCTCTTCAAGACAGAATAAAATTCGATAAGGTATTAATCGACACCTTTCCCAATCCCATTTATTATAAAAACAAAGAGGGGAAATTTTTAGGTTGCAACAAAGCCTTTTCAGAACTTTTAAACATATCAAAAACAGAAGTGATAGGAAAAACGGCAAAAGACTTTTTCCCTCCTGAGATTGCCGAAAAAAACGGCAAGATAGATAAACAGTTAATGCAGACTTTAGGAACGAATACTTCTGAAATGACTCTTCATACTTTAAACAATCAGATGAAACATATAATAATCAATAAAGCCGTATATTTAAATAATGACGGCTCTATAGGAGGAATCGTATGTGTAATGGATGATATAACAGAAAGAATACAACAAAAACAGTTTTTGATTCAACAAGCAAAATTGGCTGAAATGGGAGATATGATTGCAGCAATTGCACATCAATGGAATGAACCTTTAGTAGAACTCTCCGCACAAGTACAGGACATACAAACGTCATTTATTTTAAATGAACTAAAAGATACTCAAGTTGAAGAGTTTGTAACGGATTCAATGATTCAACTGCAATATATGTCAAAAACCTTAAGTGATTTTAGAAACTTCTTAAAACCCTCTACAAAAAAAACTCTTTTTTCTATTAGAAAAGCTTTTGAGGAGATATTTGAAATTTTAGGAAAACAGATATATTACTCAAATATAGATCTTAAACTTAATTACGAGTACGATAAAGGGGAGCTTTTAATTTACGGTTATGAAAATGAATTTAAGCAAGTTTTATTAAATTTAATTAATAATGCAAAAAATAAAATTATAGAAAAAGATTCCCAAAACAAATACAATCTAATTATTAATATTTTTTACGATGAAAATTATACGACTATTGAAATAATAGACGACGGAGGAAATATAGAAGAAGATATTTTAGATAAAATATTTGAGCCCTATTTTACGACTAAAAAAAGCGGTACGGGATTTGGTCTGTATATGGCAAAAGTAATAATTGAAGATAAAATGAACGGTTTAATAAGCGTAAAAAACAGAGATAAAAATGTTGTATTTACCTTAAAACTTCCCCACCATAAAGGAGCCCAATGA
- a CDS encoding response regulator transcription factor — MKILLLEDNKKLNAAIKKRLELKGHKVYNFEDGKEAYENITEGFSCFVLDINVPNIDGIKILKKIREYYKDVPVIIISATVELDIIKKSYDFGCNDYLKKPFFIDELEIKIEKLCKIKDEKIEFDNDSFFDYKSSTLIINNEKIRLTKKERLLINLFITKKDEVLTYSIIENYVWEGSFASIDSIRSLVRRLRKILKKEYIQTVVDTGYIFKVP; from the coding sequence ATGAAAATACTTCTTTTAGAAGACAATAAAAAACTAAATGCCGCAATAAAAAAAAGGTTGGAACTTAAAGGTCACAAGGTTTACAATTTTGAAGACGGGAAAGAGGCATATGAAAATATAACCGAAGGCTTTAGCTGCTTTGTACTTGATATAAATGTTCCCAACATAGACGGAATAAAAATTTTAAAGAAAATTCGTGAATATTACAAAGATGTACCCGTTATTATTATAAGTGCGACCGTTGAACTAGATATAATCAAAAAGTCTTATGATTTTGGATGCAACGATTATCTAAAAAAACCCTTTTTTATAGATGAGCTGGAAATAAAAATAGAAAAGCTCTGTAAAATAAAAGATGAAAAAATAGAGTTTGATAATGACTCTTTTTTTGATTATAAATCCTCTACTTTGATAATAAATAATGAGAAAATAAGACTCACAAAAAAAGAGAGACTTTTAATAAATCTTTTTATAACTAAAAAAGATGAAGTTTTGACCTACTCAATTATTGAAAATTATGTATGGGAAGGCTCTTTTGCCTCAATTGATTCAATTAGAAGCCTTGTTCGAAGATTAAGAAAAATATTAAAAAAAGAGTATATCCAAACGGTAGTCGATACAGGTTATATATTTAAAGTCCCGTAA
- a CDS encoding lactate utilization protein B yields the protein MSLYNHPLKAKEFVRNDERMHWHDKALWFVREKRDLASKSIPEWEKLRTYAAQIKSHTMANLDKYLLEFEANAKKRGIKVHFAKDAKEHNEIVYKILKENRVEKVVKSKSMLTEECRLNPFLEKRGIEVVDTDLGERIVQLRKETPSHIVLPAIHLKKEDVAKTFHEKIGTDEDNSDPSYLTNAARENLRQKFLNAQAGITGVNFAVAKTGGVVVCTNEGNADMGATLPKLHIACMGIEKIIPRAEDLGVFTRLLARSATGQPITSYTSHFHSSVENGEMHIVIVDNKRTPFLQSNSYKNALNCIRCGACMNTCPVYRRSGGHSYDYVIPGPIGSTLGSFRDPKIYKTLSFACSLCGSCSNVCPVKIDLDSQLYTHRQDLREKNIISNKKRVTMQFAVWLMNRPLLFSFISKLARKTIPLLPKAVIYNKYNIWGKHRDIPQMPAKSFKEIYKEEFKND from the coding sequence ATGAGTCTTTATAATCACCCTTTAAAAGCAAAAGAGTTTGTAAGAAACGATGAAAGAATGCACTGGCATGACAAAGCCTTATGGTTTGTAAGAGAGAAAAGAGATTTGGCCTCAAAATCAATTCCTGAATGGGAAAAACTAAGAACTTATGCAGCTCAAATAAAATCCCATACTATGGCAAATTTGGATAAATATCTTTTAGAGTTTGAAGCCAATGCTAAAAAAAGAGGAATAAAAGTACATTTTGCAAAAGATGCAAAAGAGCATAATGAGATTGTTTATAAAATATTAAAAGAAAACCGCGTAGAAAAAGTAGTTAAATCCAAATCAATGTTAACAGAAGAGTGCCGTTTAAATCCTTTTTTGGAAAAAAGAGGTATTGAAGTAGTAGATACGGATTTAGGAGAAAGAATTGTTCAACTTAGAAAAGAGACACCTTCGCATATCGTTCTTCCTGCAATTCACCTAAAAAAAGAAGATGTTGCAAAAACATTTCATGAAAAAATAGGTACAGATGAGGATAACAGCGACCCAAGTTATCTTACAAATGCTGCAAGAGAGAATTTAAGACAGAAGTTTTTAAATGCCCAAGCAGGTATTACAGGCGTAAATTTTGCCGTTGCTAAAACAGGAGGAGTGGTAGTTTGCACAAATGAAGGGAATGCAGATATGGGAGCAACTCTTCCAAAACTTCATATTGCTTGCATGGGAATTGAAAAAATTATTCCAAGAGCAGAAGATTTGGGTGTTTTTACAAGACTACTAGCAAGAAGTGCAACAGGTCAGCCAATAACCTCTTATACTTCACATTTTCACTCAAGTGTTGAAAATGGAGAGATGCATATTGTAATAGTTGATAATAAAAGAACACCCTTTTTACAATCAAATTCATATAAAAATGCCTTAAACTGTATTCGCTGCGGTGCTTGTATGAATACCTGCCCCGTTTATAGAAGAAGCGGCGGACATTCATACGATTATGTAATACCTGGACCCATAGGTTCGACGCTTGGAAGTTTTAGAGATCCAAAGATTTATAAAACTTTATCTTTTGCCTGCTCTTTATGCGGTTCTTGTTCAAATGTTTGTCCCGTGAAAATTGATTTGGATTCACAGCTTTATACACACAGACAAGATTTAAGAGAAAAAAATATAATTTCAAATAAAAAAAGAGTTACTATGCAATTTGCCGTCTGGCTGATGAACAGACCTCTTCTTTTCTCTTTTATAAGTAAACTTGCAAGAAAAACAATTCCTCTTCTTCCAAAAGCAGTTATATACAACAAATATAATATTTGGGGAAAACACAGAGATATTCCACAAATGCCCGCTAAAAGTTTTAAAGAGATTTATAAAGAGGAGTTTAAAAATGACTAG
- a CDS encoding deoxycytidylate deaminase, which yields MISDLNFINIAHEIASASKCVSKQVGAVIVKDGRILSTGYNGTPAGYINCSSYWNEEYTKDHHEWSKTYEIHAEMNALIWAARKGISIEGGTIYVTLEPCSECSKNLIAAGIKRIVYDIAYEHTNSEIVSRFIKDNGVTIEQVKR from the coding sequence ATGATAAGCGATTTAAACTTTATAAATATTGCACACGAAATAGCAAGCGCTTCAAAATGTGTATCAAAACAAGTAGGTGCGGTAATTGTAAAAGACGGCAGAATTTTATCTACAGGGTATAACGGAACACCTGCGGGGTATATAAACTGTAGCAGTTATTGGAATGAAGAGTATACAAAAGATCATCATGAGTGGTCAAAAACTTATGAAATTCATGCAGAAATGAATGCACTAATCTGGGCGGCAAGAAAAGGAATCTCTATTGAAGGAGGTACAATTTATGTAACATTGGAGCCTTGCAGTGAATGTTCTAAAAACTTGATTGCAGCAGGAATAAAAAGAATTGTTTATGATATTGCATATGAACATACCAACTCTGAAATAGTTTCAAGATTTATAAAAGATAACGGGGTAACAATAGAACAAGTTAAAAGATAA
- a CDS encoding (Fe-S)-binding protein, with protein sequence MKVGLFIPCFMNELYPKSCVATLKLLKKFDLDVEYPMQQTCCGQAMANSGCSKDMKSLAYKFVDTFKKYDYIVAPSASCVTMVKEHYEPFFHYNEDYNKVKVSIYEVCEFLHDVLKIEKLNVKFPYKVGLHNSCHGHRTLRLGSASELNIPYNNKLKNLLNLVEEIEIIELQREDECCGFGGTFSVSEEDISIAMGKDRIADHLNSKAEVITGADMSCLMHMEGIIKRDKKPLRVMHITEILAGEF encoded by the coding sequence ATGAAAGTAGGACTATTTATTCCCTGTTTTATGAATGAACTCTATCCTAAAAGTTGTGTTGCCACATTAAAATTACTGAAAAAATTTGATTTGGATGTCGAGTATCCCATGCAGCAGACCTGCTGCGGACAAGCTATGGCAAATTCAGGCTGTTCAAAAGATATGAAAAGCTTGGCTTACAAATTTGTAGATACTTTTAAAAAATATGATTATATAGTTGCTCCTTCCGCTTCTTGCGTAACAATGGTAAAAGAGCATTATGAACCTTTTTTCCATTATAATGAAGATTATAATAAAGTAAAAGTCTCTATTTATGAAGTTTGCGAATTTCTGCATGATGTATTAAAAATTGAAAAACTTAATGTAAAATTTCCCTATAAAGTAGGACTGCACAACTCTTGCCACGGGCATAGAACTCTAAGATTAGGAAGTGCAAGCGAACTTAATATTCCTTATAACAATAAACTCAAAAACCTTCTTAATTTAGTAGAGGAAATCGAAATTATAGAGCTTCAAAGAGAGGATGAATGTTGCGGTTTCGGAGGAACTTTCAGCGTAAGTGAAGAGGATATCTCTATTGCAATGGGAAAAGATAGAATTGCCGATCATCTAAATTCTAAAGCAGAAGTTATCACAGGAGCGGATATGTCTTGCTTGATGCATATGGAAGGAATTATAAAAAGGGATAAAAAACCTTTAAGAGTTATGCATATTACTGAAATTTTAGCAGGGGAGTTTTAA
- a CDS encoding LutC/YkgG family protein, which translates to MTSKEIILQNIRKNNLVKDLGLPSYSNFGIKFDDPYSKFNQMLESVGGKTLFIKKEEIEDTIFNLFSKEKEIASNSLYFKKGNFFPNEQEDAHLLKNIDVAVVDGNFAVAENAAVWVSNKNNRHRTLYFIAQNIVILVDKKDIVHNMHEAYEKISFENISYGTFISGPSKTADIEQSLVIGAHGPKSGYVIFIE; encoded by the coding sequence ATGACTAGCAAAGAAATTATTCTTCAAAATATTAGAAAAAACAATCTTGTAAAAGATTTGGGACTTCCTAGTTATTCCAATTTTGGAATAAAATTTGACGACCCCTACTCAAAATTTAACCAGATGCTTGAAAGTGTAGGAGGAAAGACACTGTTTATAAAAAAAGAAGAGATAGAAGATACTATTTTTAATCTATTTTCAAAAGAGAAAGAGATTGCAAGTAACAGTCTCTATTTCAAGAAAGGTAATTTCTTCCCCAATGAACAAGAAGATGCCCACCTTTTAAAAAATATTGACGTAGCTGTAGTAGATGGAAATTTTGCAGTTGCAGAAAATGCAGCGGTATGGGTAAGCAATAAAAACAACAGACACCGAACTCTTTACTTTATAGCCCAAAATATCGTGATTTTGGTAGATAAAAAAGACATAGTACATAATATGCATGAGGCTTATGAAAAAATATCTTTTGAGAATATATCTTACGGCACTTTTATAAGCGGACCTTCAAAAACTGCTGATATTGAACAATCTTTAGTTATAGGGGCACACGGACCAAAATCCGGATATGTTATTTTCATAGAATAA
- the accB gene encoding acetyl-CoA carboxylase biotin carboxyl carrier protein → MDFKEIKELIRVFDKSELNKLKVKEGEFEVSMQKGFEGNTVVTTAAPVAAPVAAAPVPVATASAAPAAEAAPAISGDTINSPMVGTYYSSPSPESQPFVKEGDTIKQGQTLCILEAMKIMNEVEAEFDCKILKILVDNASPVEYDMPLFVVEKL, encoded by the coding sequence ATGGATTTTAAAGAAATAAAAGAATTGATAAGAGTATTTGATAAAAGTGAATTAAATAAATTAAAAGTAAAAGAGGGTGAGTTTGAAGTATCTATGCAAAAAGGCTTTGAAGGGAACACTGTAGTAACTACTGCAGCACCTGTTGCCGCTCCTGTTGCCGCTGCACCTGTACCTGTTGCAACTGCAAGTGCTGCTCCTGCTGCGGAAGCTGCACCTGCAATTAGCGGAGATACAATTAATTCTCCTATGGTAGGAACTTACTATTCGTCGCCTTCTCCTGAATCGCAACCTTTCGTAAAAGAGGGAGATACAATTAAACAAGGTCAAACTCTTTGTATTTTGGAAGCAATGAAAATTATGAATGAGGTTGAAGCTGAGTTTGATTGTAAAATCTTAAAAATTTTAGTTGATAACGCATCTCCTGTTGAATACGATATGCCACTTTTCGTAGTAGAAAAACTGTAA
- a CDS encoding TRAP transporter substrate-binding protein, with protein sequence MKMFGKTTKLLVAAALVTGMGTSAMAKKVYKWKLATTWGPTLSPFIDAPKNLAKIVEEMSDGRLIIRVDAANKHKSPLGVLDMVKGGQYEMAHTASYYWKGKDINLLPFTTMPFGMTAPEQYSWFYYGGGMELMEKAYKRHRILSYPGGNSGNQMGGWFRKEINSLDDLKGLKMRIPGFAGEVLAKLGVQVTNIAPGELYTALERGTIDSLEWVSPSMDIKMGFHKIAPYYYTGWHEPATELQYLVNQKALKKLPKDLQEILIIAMRVTAYDMYIQNYHMNATAWEEMKKEYPNIKVKTLPKSVMDAMKKANKELRAEMSEKSPELKEILNSQDAYLKRVRAWTEMSDYLYLKDNL encoded by the coding sequence ATGAAAATGTTTGGTAAAACAACTAAACTTTTAGTTGCTGCTGCCCTAGTTACAGGGATGGGAACTTCAGCAATGGCAAAAAAAGTCTATAAATGGAAATTAGCTACTACTTGGGGACCTACGTTATCTCCATTTATCGATGCACCTAAAAACCTTGCAAAAATAGTAGAAGAGATGTCTGACGGCAGACTTATTATAAGAGTTGATGCTGCAAATAAACATAAATCGCCTTTAGGGGTTTTAGATATGGTAAAAGGTGGACAGTACGAGATGGCTCATACAGCCTCTTATTATTGGAAAGGTAAAGATATAAACCTTCTTCCTTTTACAACAATGCCTTTTGGTATGACTGCACCTGAACAGTATTCTTGGTTCTATTACGGCGGAGGAATGGAACTAATGGAAAAAGCATATAAAAGACATAGAATTTTATCATATCCCGGAGGAAACTCAGGGAACCAAATGGGTGGTTGGTTTAGAAAAGAGATTAATTCACTTGATGATTTAAAGGGACTAAAAATGAGAATTCCCGGTTTTGCGGGAGAAGTTCTGGCAAAACTGGGTGTCCAAGTTACAAATATAGCTCCCGGAGAACTTTATACGGCACTTGAAAGAGGAACAATAGACTCTTTAGAGTGGGTAAGTCCTAGTATGGATATTAAAATGGGATTTCATAAAATTGCACCCTATTATTATACAGGATGGCATGAGCCTGCAACAGAATTACAGTATTTAGTAAATCAAAAAGCATTAAAAAAATTACCGAAAGATTTGCAAGAGATATTAATAATTGCAATGAGAGTTACTGCTTATGATATGTATATTCAAAACTACCATATGAATGCGACTGCTTGGGAAGAGATGAAAAAAGAGTATCCAAATATCAAAGTTAAAACTCTTCCAAAATCAGTAATGGATGCTATGAAAAAAGCTAATAAAGAGTTAAGAGCCGAAATGTCGGAAAAATCTCCTGAATTAAAAGAGATCTTAAATTCTCAAGATGCCTACTTAAAAAGAGTTAGAGCATGGACTGAAATGTCGGATTATCTTTATCTAAAAGACAATTTATAG
- a CDS encoding TRAP transporter large permease, which produces MIGIIMFFTALFMLIIGFPVAFTFAAVSVLFGIIAGFVEILSYAEQGQTLLSLIHDGWVEGISMFDYMPFRIFAIQQSTILMAIPMFIFMGIILQKTGLAEKLLESMGFLFGEIRGGVAISTVLVGTLLAASTGVVGASVVAMGVISLPVMLKYKYNKELATGTICASGTLGQIIPPSIVLIILGDVFQVPVGDLFKAALVPGLTLVGAYILYILILAYLNKDIAPSIPSDPSRGTKKKQVIRALIDIIPSLTLIILVLGSIFEGIATPTESAAVGCFGAVGLALMYKTFSIKIIKEASLEAVKITSMVFAILIGATAFSMVFSYTGGDEIVEKLMLSLPGDDKWGFIIFTMIAILLLGFFIDFIEISYIIIPILLPVAETLGINPVWFAILIAMNLQTSFLTPPFGFSLFYLKGCSPAGVTTGHIYRGVVPFILIQVIILGIVAFYPEIFGMTAQM; this is translated from the coding sequence ATGATCGGTATTATAATGTTTTTTACGGCTTTATTTATGCTTATCATAGGTTTCCCCGTTGCTTTTACTTTTGCAGCCGTTTCAGTGCTTTTCGGTATTATTGCAGGTTTTGTAGAAATTTTATCTTATGCCGAACAAGGACAGACTTTGTTATCTTTAATCCATGACGGATGGGTCGAAGGTATCTCTATGTTTGATTATATGCCTTTTAGAATTTTTGCAATTCAGCAAAGTACGATTTTAATGGCAATTCCTATGTTTATTTTTATGGGAATTATTCTGCAAAAAACAGGACTTGCGGAAAAACTTCTTGAATCTATGGGATTTTTATTCGGAGAGATTAGAGGAGGAGTTGCTATTTCAACAGTCCTTGTAGGTACTTTACTTGCAGCTTCAACAGGTGTAGTAGGAGCTTCGGTTGTAGCTATGGGAGTTATTTCTCTTCCTGTTATGCTTAAGTATAAGTATAATAAAGAGCTTGCAACAGGTACGATTTGTGCTTCAGGTACTTTAGGACAAATTATTCCTCCTTCTATTGTATTAATCATTTTAGGAGATGTTTTCCAAGTTCCCGTTGGAGATCTGTTTAAAGCTGCATTGGTTCCGGGATTAACCCTTGTTGGAGCTTATATTCTTTATATTTTGATTTTGGCATACTTAAATAAAGATATTGCACCTTCAATCCCTTCAGATCCAAGCAGAGGAACCAAAAAGAAACAGGTTATAAGAGCCTTAATTGATATTATTCCATCACTAACTCTTATTATACTTGTATTAGGTTCAATCTTTGAAGGAATCGCTACACCTACGGAATCTGCTGCGGTAGGATGTTTTGGAGCAGTGGGATTGGCTTTGATGTATAAAACTTTTTCAATAAAAATAATAAAAGAGGCGTCACTTGAAGCTGTTAAGATCACATCTATGGTTTTTGCCATTTTAATCGGAGCAACGGCATTTTCTATGGTATTTTCATATACAGGGGGAGATGAAATCGTAGAAAAACTTATGTTAAGTCTTCCGGGAGACGATAAATGGGGATTTATTATTTTTACGATGATAGCTATATTATTATTAGGATTTTTTATCGATTTTATTGAAATCTCATATATTATTATTCCTATTCTTTTACCTGTGGCAGAAACGTTGGGAATAAATCCCGTATGGTTTGCAATATTAATTGCAATGAATCTTCAAACCTCATTTCTAACCCCTCCTTTTGGTTTCTCTTTATTCTATTTAAAGGGATGTTCACCGGCAGGTGTAACAACAGGACACATTTATAGAGGAGTTGTTCCTTTTATTCTTATTCAAGTGATAATATTAGGAATTGTAGCTTTTTATCCGGAAATTTTCGGTATGACAGCCCAAATGTAA
- a CDS encoding TRAP transporter small permease subunit: MLLKLERGFDKFANIIGAITAVAMVLMILNVFYDVIMRYFFRTGSIAMQEMEWHLFSVIILLGIAYTLKEDGHVRVDLVYDRLPSKKKAMINMVGSILFILPIAILVGLSSIDNAVEAFRSMEQSGDPGGLPYRWIVKSLIPLSFFLLIITTIGFFIKNLNIYKGYKDFDDNFIKNEIDSLKCDLEEHKFHVVNIDGKEDKGDNK, encoded by the coding sequence ATGTTGTTAAAGTTAGAGCGTGGTTTCGATAAGTTTGCAAATATTATCGGAGCAATCACTGCTGTAGCAATGGTACTTATGATATTAAACGTATTTTATGATGTAATAATGAGATACTTTTTCAGAACAGGATCCATTGCAATGCAAGAGATGGAGTGGCATCTATTCTCTGTTATTATATTACTTGGTATTGCCTATACCTTAAAAGAGGACGGTCATGTTAGAGTTGATTTGGTTTATGATAGATTACCTTCCAAAAAAAAGGCAATGATCAATATGGTAGGTTCTATATTATTTATTTTACCTATTGCAATTTTAGTAGGTCTTAGCTCAATAGATAATGCTGTTGAAGCTTTTAGATCAATGGAACAAAGTGGTGATCCGGGAGGGTTACCTTATAGATGGATTGTAAAATCATTAATACCCCTTTCATTTTTTCTTTTAATAATTACGACTATAGGATTTTTTATCAAAAATCTGAATATCTACAAAGGGTATAAAGATTTTGATGATAACTTTATAAAAAATGAGATTGACAGTCTAAAATGTGATTTAGAAGAACATAAATTCCATGTTGTAAATATTGATGGGAAAGAAGATAAAGGAGACAATAAATGA